A genomic region of Oryza glaberrima chromosome 1, OglaRS2, whole genome shotgun sequence contains the following coding sequences:
- the LOC127760609 gene encoding U-box domain-containing protein 45-like, producing MDAMEAEEGPFLANDAKLHAGMYRAFHPAVSKLVAIFPFIEASRPRSKSGIQALCSLHVALDKAKGLLQHCADCSRLYLAITAETVLLKFEKARTQLQESLRRVEGIVTEEIGCKIVEIIAELEEVVFTLDQSEKEAGDEVINLLQRNRKMNSSSDSGELEVFHMAALKLGITSSRAALTERRALKKLIEKARSDEDKRKEYVVSYLYNLMRKYSKFFRSEAGDDTDSQGSSPCSPTVLGMEDMYGPYGNGRAFSRQLSSIQSFNSRFGSFNSRLGSFNCRRSGPRSENMSIPPEELRCPISLQLMYDPVIISSGQTYERVCIEKWFNDGHSTCPKTQQQLSHLSLTPNYCVKALIASWCEQNDFPVPDGPPGSFDVNWRLALSDSEATGCVSLESFDSINVKSVKVVPLDNVRKEEPANNESGTLDDSSCYDFDMNEGYRNLLLMLHEKTNLHIQCRLVEQIRYLLKDDEEARIQMGSNGFAEALVQFLRNAVQDGNEKAQEIGAMALFNLAVNNNRNKGLLLSAGVIDQLEQMISNPRLSAPATALYLNLSCLPEAKNIIGSSQAVSFLVDRLFSHEARDTKGSSCKHDALYTLYNLSNHQASVPSLLSAGIVEALHSLLSESPASEGLGWTEKALAVLISLAATQAGRKDIMSTPGLISTLAMLLDTGEPTEQEQSVSCLLVMCSADDKCIAPVLQEGVVPSLVSISATGTGKGKEKSQKLLKLFREQRQRDGAQPVPQQAQQQQQQQQQAGETGNGTMVCRRDSKQLCKSKSRKLGRTLSSLWKNRSFSLYQC from the exons ATGGATGCAATGGAGGCCGAGGAAGGTCCTTTTCTGGCTAATGATGCTAAG TTGCATGCCGGAATGTACAGAGCATTTCATCCTGCGGTCTCAAAACTTGTAGCGATTTTCCCTTTCATTGAAGCATCAAGACCCAGAAGCAAATCTGGCATACAGGCGCTATGCTCTCTACATGTAGCTCTAGATAAAGCCAAAGGTCTTCTTCAACATTGTGCAGATTGCAGCAGGCTCTACTTG GCCATAACTGCAGAAACTGTGCTTTTGAAATTTGAGAAAGCAAGAACCCAACTTCAGGAGAGTCTTAGACGCGTGGAGGGCATAGTAACAGAAGAAATTGGTTGTAAG ATTGTAGAGATTATTGCTGAGTTGGAAGAAGTGGTATTTACATTGGATCAATCAGAGAAGGAAGCTGGTGATGAGGTGATCAATTTGCTCCAGAGAAACAGGAAAATGAATAGTTCCAGTGATAGCGGGGAGCTTGAGGTTTTTCATATGGCTGCTCTAAAGCTGGGAATTACGTCTTCCAGGGCAGCACTCACTGAGAGAAGGGCCCTGAAGAAGCTAATTGAGAAGGCTCGTTCTGATGAAGATAAGCGGAAAGAGTATGTTGTGTCATACCTGTACAATCTAATGAGGAAATACTCAAAATTTTTCAGAAGTGAGGCTGGTGATGATACTGATTCTCAAGGATCGTCTCCATGCTCGCCGACAGTATTAGGCATGGAGGACATGTATGGACCCTATGGTAATGGCCGAGCATTCAGCAGACAACTTTCGAGTATTCAATCATTCAATTCAAGGTTTGGATCTTTCAACTCTAGGCTTGGGTCATTCAATTGTAGGCGTAGTGGTCCAAGGTCCGAAAACATGTCGATCCCTCCTGAGGAGCTCCGGTGCCCTATTTCCCTACAACTGATGTACGACCCAGTTATCATTTCATCAGGGCAAACTTATGAGCGTGTTTGCATTGAGAAATGGTTTAATGATGGTCACAGCACCTGTCCAAAGACTCAGCAGCAATTATCTCACCTGTCTTTGACTCCAAATTACTGTGTTAAGGCCCTAATTGCCAGCTGGTGTGAGCAGAATGATTTTCCTGTTCCTGATGGTCCACCAGGATCCTTCGATGTAAATTGGAGACTTGCTTTATCTGACTCCGAAGCGACTGGCTGCGTGTCTCTTGAAAGTTTTGACTCTATCAACGTGAAGAGTGTCAAGGTAGTTCCATTGGATAACGTGAGAAAAGAAGAGCCAGCAAACAACGAATCGGGAACATTGGACGACAGCTCTTGTTATGATTTCGATATGAATGAGGGGTACCGAAACTTACTGCTAATGCTTCATGAAAAAACCAACTTACACATCCAGTGCAGGTTGGTTGAGCAGATAAGATATCTTCTGAAAGATGATGAGGAAGCTAGAATCCAGATGGGCTCAAATGGGTTTGCTGAGGCACTAGTTCAGTTCTTGAGGAACGCTGTGCAAGATGGAAATGAGAAGGCACAGGAAATTGGTGCCATGGCTCTTTTTAACCTTGCTGTCAACAATAACAG GAACAAGGGACTTTTATTGTCTGCTGGAGTAATCGATCAACTTGAGCAGATGATATCAAATCCACGCCTATCTGCTCCAGCCACGGCACTATACCTTAACCTTTCCTGCCTACCTGAGGCAAAGAACATCATTGGTTCGAGCCAGGCTGTGTCATTCCTAGTAGACCGTCTGTTCAGTCATGAGGCCCGCGACACAAAAGGCAGCTCTTGCAAGCATGATGCCCTATACACACTATACAATCTCTCCAACCACCAGGCCAGCGTACCATCGCTTTTGTCTGCGGGCATTGTGGAAGCTCTTCACTCTCTCCTTTCGGAGTCCCCGGCGTCTGAGGGCCTGGGTTGGACAGAGAAGGCCCTTGCAGTGCTCATCAGCCTTGCGGCAACCCAAGCTGGCAGAAAAGATATCATGTCCACCCCAGGTCTGATCAGCACCTTGGCGATGCTGCTGGACACCGGCGAGCCAACAGAGCAGGAGCAGTCGGTGTCCTGCCTTTTGGTGATGTGCTCAGCCGATGACAAGTGCATCGCACCGGTGCTGCAGGAAGGAGTGGTGCCTTCCTTGGTTTCCATCTCGGCAACCGGCACAGGCAAGGGGAAGGAGAAGTC
- the LOC127760539 gene encoding DNA repair protein recA homolog 3, mitochondrial-like has protein sequence MANLLRRASLRRAVAAVAAAAAPCPESYKQGICGSTFHCRYFSSKAKKKTKSSGTDSGEENLSKKDLALHQAIDQITSAFGKGAIMWLGRSEGRREVPVVSTGSFSLDLALGTGGLPKGRVIEVYGPEASGKTTLALHVIAEAQKHGGYCAFVDAEHALDPALAESIGVNTSNLLLSQPDCGEQALSLVDTLIRSGSVDVVVVDSVAALVPKSELDGEMGDAHVALQARLMSQALRKLSHSLSLSQTILLFINQIRSKVTTFGGFGGPMEVTSGGNALKFYASVRMNIKRIGLVKKGEETIGSQVLVKIVKNKHAPPFKTAQFELEFGKGICRSSELIELGLKHKLVKKLGGAFYSFNEESYRGKDALKSYLNENESIVKELETNLRKLMETQAPKKQEDEGDFLSDLPEESLATETSSEEELAAVIEA, from the exons atggcgaACCTCCTGAGGCGCGCGTCGCTgcggcgcgccgtcgccgccgtcgcggcagCAGCCGCGCCCTGCCCCGAG AGCTATAAGCAAGGGATCTGTGGCTCTACTTTCCACTGCCGGTATTTCTCGTCTAAAG CCAAAAAGAAGACAAAGTCCAGTGGAACTGACTCTGGTGAAGAGAATCTGTCAAAGAAAGACTTGGCTCTACACCAGGCTATTGATCAAATAACATCTGCATTTGGGAAGGGCGCAATAATGTGGCTTGGTCGTTCTGAAGGTCGTAGAGAAGTACCTGTTGTGTCAACTGGGTCTTTCTCTTTGGATTTGGCATTGGGAACTGGTGGACTTCCAAAG GGTCGTGTTATAGAGGTGTATGGTCCAGAAGCTTCAGGCAAGACAACTCTTGCACTTCACGTTATTGCAGAAGCACAAAAGCATGGCG GTTATTGTGCCTTCGTAGATGCAGAGCATGCCTTAGATCCAGCTCTGGCTGAATCAATTGGGGTCAACACCAGTAATTTACTTCTCTCTCAGCCAGACTGTGGCGAGCAGGCACTCAGTCTTGTGGACACACTGATTCGAAGCGGCTCTgttgatgttgttgttgttgatagT GTAGCAGCTCTTGTCCCTAAGAGTGAGCTTGACGGGGAGATGGGTGATGCACATGTTGCTCTCCAGGCTAGATTGATGAGCCAAGCTCTTCGCAAGCTGAGCCACTCTCTCTCACTTTCCCAGACAATTTTGTTATTCATTAACCAG ATCAGGTCTAAAGTGACCACATTTGGAGGATTTGGAGGTCCAATGGAGGTTACTTCTGGTGGAAATGCCCTTAAATTCTATGCTTCCGTTAGAATGAACATCAAGCGTATTGGTTTGGTAAAGAAAGGCGAAGAG ACTATAGGTAGTCAAGTGCTTGTGAAGATTGTGAAAAACAAGCATGCCCCACCGTTCAAGACAGCACAGTTTGAGCTGGAATTTGGTAAAGGGATATGCCGCAGTTCAGAGCTTATTGAACTTGGATTAAAGCACAAGCTTGTCAAAAAGTTGGGTGGTGCATTTTATTCTTTCAACGAAGAGTCATATCGTGGTAAAGATGCCCTTAAATCTTACCTCAACGAAAATGAAAGTATCGTGAAAGAACTGGAAACGAATTTAAGGAAATTGATGGAAACTCAAGCACCTAAAAAGCAGGAGGATGAAGGTGATTTCCTGAGTGATCTGCCTGAAGAGAGTCTCGCCACTGAAACATCCTCCGAGGAGGAACTGGCAGCTGTAATAGAAGCTTAA
- the LOC127764168 gene encoding GDP-L-galactose phosphorylase 2-like, translated as MGNRSFDLSCSLRKEEENGTNLSPFVRKLFKEWDDRKARGLFHHDISSCETKVLPGEHNFVATLIEGRDQKKRPTQFGMNQVLQPFDSVKFNFTKVSPEEVIFTFKESQNDSVKYFDNVPHAVAASPTAILINVSPIGYCHVLLIPRIQDCLPQRVDKESFLLAMYVASEAKDPFFRVGYNSLGGFATINHLHFQAYYLKVQYPVEKAPTEKLTTLGNGVSIIQLVQYPVSGFVFEGGACLEDLSDVVSKVCIFLQENNKPFNALISESGKRVFMLPQCYAEKQALGRASQEFLDMRINPAVWELSGHLVLKRRKDYDEASEATICRFLDEASLSESEFQELKSCILEFLSSAAPEE; from the exons ATGGGTAATAGAAGTTTTGACTTGAGTTGTTCTTTgagaaaagaggaggaaaatGGCACAAATTTGTCGCCATTTGTCCGCAAACTTTTTAAAGAG TGGGATGACCGCAAGGCAAGGGGTTTGTTTCACCATGACATCAGTTCCTGCGAGACAAAG GTACTACCTGGTGAACACAATTTTGTGGCGACATTAATAGAAGGACGTGACCAGAAGAAGCGGCCTACTCAATTTGGAATGAACCAAGTCCTGCAGCCTTTTGACAGCGTGAAATTCAATTTCACTAAAGTTAGCCCAGAGGAAGTGATCTTCACATTCAAAGAATCTCAGAATGACTCTGTAAAGTACTTCGACAATGTTCCTCATGCTGTTGCAGCTTCTCCTACTGCCATTTTGATCAAT GTGAGTCCAATTGGCTACTGCCATGTGCTTCTGATCCCTCGAATCCAGGATTGCTTACCGCAAAGGGTTGATAAAGAGAGCTTCTTGCTTGCCATGTATGTTGCAAGTGAAGCAAAGGATCCATTCTTCAGAGTTGGTTACAACAGTCTGGGTGGTTTTGCAACTATCAATCATCTCCACTTCCAG GCGTACTATCTGAAAGTGCAATATCCAGTCGAGAAGGCACCGACGGAGAAGCTTACGACTCTGGGGAATGGTGTCAGCATTATTCAGCTGGTTCAGTATCCAGTTAGTGGTTTTGTATTTGAAGGAGGGGCATGCCTGGAGGATTTGTCCGATGTTGTTTCAAAAGTCTGCATCTTCTTGCAAGAGAATAATAAACCTTTCAATGCCCTCATCTCTGAATCTGGCAAGAGAGTGTTCATGCTACCACAG TGCTACGCCGAGAAGCAGGCCCTCGGGAGAGCGAGCCAAGAATTCCTCGACATGAGAATAAACCCAGCAGTCTGGGAGCTCAGTGGCCATTTGGTactgaagaggaggaaggactACGATGAAGCATCTGAAGCAACCATATGCAGGTTTTTGGACGAAGCGTCTCTGTCTGAATCAGAATTCCAAGAACTGAAGAGCTGCATCTTGGAGTTCCTGTCCAGTGCAGCTCCTGAAGAATAA
- the LOC127760736 gene encoding 4-coumarate--CoA ligase-like 5, translating to MADRAPPPPPPPAGIDSRSGFCAATRIFHSTRAPGDLPPESLPMTAAAYAFSLLSSSTLPGRPALVDAATGIAISYPSFLAAVRSLAGGLWCSLGLRPGDVALVVAPSRLEVPVLDFALMSIGAVVSPANPVSTPEEYAHQVALSRPVVAFAAPEVAAKLPGHVRCVVIGSDEYGRLAASDGRRAAAPAAVAVKQSDTAAVLYSSGTTGRVKAVAITHRNLIALMSLHADNREKVAREAAEAGEEPPPPAVTLLPIPLFHVFGFMMVLRSVSMGETSVLMERFDFIAALRAIERYRVTLLPAAPPVLVAMVKYEEARRRDLSSLLVIGIGGAPLGREVAEQFASVFPNVELVQGYGLTESSGAVAATVGPEESKAYGSVGKLGSHLQAKIVDPSTGEALGPGQRGELWVRGPIVMKGYVGDDEATAATVDSEGWLKTGDLCYFNEDGFLYIVDRLKELIKYKGYQVPPAELEHILQSHPGIADAAVIPYPDEEAGELPMAFIVRQPGSNITKEQVMDYVAKQVAPYKKVRRVAFVTAIPKSPAGKILRRELVQQALSMGASKL from the exons ATGGCcgaccgcgcgccgcctccgcctccgccgcccgccgggaTCGACTCCAGGAGCGGCTTCTGCGCGGCGACGCGGATCTTCCACAGCACCCGCGCCCCGGGCGACCTCCCGCCGGAGTCGCTCCCGATGACCGCGGCGGCCTACGCCTTCTCCCTCCTGTCGTCGTCGACGCTCCCCGGCCGCCCCgcgctcgtcgacgccgccactGGCATTGCCATCTCCTACCcgtccttcctcgccgccgtccgctccCTCGCGGGGGGGCTCTGGTGCTCCCTCGGCCTCCGCCCCGGGGACGTCGCGCTGGTTGTCGCGCCCTCGAGGTTGGAGGTCCCCGTGCTCGACTTCGCGCTCATGTCCATCggcgccgtcgtgtcgccggcGAACCCGGTGTCCACGCCCGAGGAGTACGCGCACCAGGTCGCGCTGTCCAGGCCGGTCGTCGCGTTCGCGGCGCCCGAGGTGGCCGCCAAGCTGCCCGGGCATGTGAGGTGCGTCGTTATCGGGTCGGATGAGTACGGGAGGCTGGCGGCGTCCgacggccgccgcgcggcggctccggcggcggtggcggtgaagcAGTCGGACACGGCGGCGGTGCTCTACTCGTCGGGCACCACAGGGCGGGTCAAGGCCGTCGCGATCACGCACCGCAACCTCATCGCGCTCATGTCGCTGCACGCCGACAACCGGGAGAAGGTCGCGAGGGAGGCCgccgaggccggcgaggagccgccgccgccggcggtgacgcTGCTCCCCATCCCCCTGTTCCACGTGTTCGGGTTCATGATGGTGCTCCGCTCCGTCTCCATGGGGGAGACCTCCGTGCTCATGGAGCGGTTCGACTTCATCGCCGCGCTGCGCGCCATCGAGCGCTACCGCGTGACGCTGCtgcccgcggcgccgcccgtgcTCGTCGCCATGGTCAAGTACGaggaggcgcgccgccgcgacctCTCCTCCCTGCTGGTCATCGGCATCGGCGGCGCTCCCCTAGGCCGCGAGGTCGCCGAGCAATTCGCTTCCGTCTTCCCCAACGTGGAGCTTGTTCAG GGCTACGGTTTAACCGAATCGTCTGGCGCTGTGGCTGCCACAGTCGGGCCAGAGGAATCGAAGGCATACGGATCGGTCGGGAAGCTGGGGTCGCATTTGCAGGCTAAGATTGTAGATCCCTCCACCGGTGAGGCCCTCGGACCAGGGCAGCGCGGCGAGCTTTGGGTCAGAGGTCCAATCGTCATGAAAG GTTACGTGGGTGATGATGAGGCGACCGCAGCAACGGTTGACTCAGAAGGCTGGTTGAAAACAGGTGACCTCTGCTACTTCAATGAAGATGGTTTTCTATACATCGTTGATCGACTGAAGGAGTTGATAAAGTACAAGGGATACCAG GTACCTCCAGCAGAACTGGAGCATATTCTGCAGTCCCATCCTGGAATCGCTGATGCGGCAGTTATCCC ATATCCAGATGAAGAAGCTGGGGAACTACCAATGGCTTTCATAGTAAGGCAACCAGGTTCAAATATTACCAAGGAACAAGTCATGGATTATGTCGCAAAACAG GTTGCGCCATACAAGAAGGTGCGACGAGTGGCTTTTGTCACTGCAATACCAAAATCGCCTGCAGGGAAGATCCTTCGGCGGGAGCTTGTGCAGCAGGCCCTGTCGATGGGTGCCTCCAAGCTTTGA
- the LOC127768243 gene encoding 4-coumarate--CoA ligase-like 6 encodes MSKRSPPPQRAHIPMAEQRWRPPYAYASSAAGGGGVDRRSRSGFCAATRTFHSLRSVGPLPPEELPLTVAAYAFSLLSSAPPLVVAGRGPALVDAATGIAVSYPAFVARVRSLAGGLWCSLGLRPGDVALVVSPSCLDVAVLYFALMSIGVVVSPANPASTADEYAHQVRLSRPAVAFVAPEVAARLPRHVSRVVIGSEVFDRLASASAAGGWAAPPAVAMKQSSTAALLYSSGTTGRVKAVAITHRNLIAQISAYNAIRETVAREAATDAGKGKPPPPSPPAAVTLFPLPLFHVMGFGLLTRTISSGETAVVMRRFDLAAAARAVERYRVTKLSAAPPVVVALTKSDEARRRDLSSLVAIVVGGAPLGREVSQRFATVFPSVQIVQSYGLTESTGPVATMAGPEESAAYGSVGRLAPRVQAKIVDTATGEALGPGRRGELWIRGPVVMKGYVGDPEATAATITPDGWLKTGDLCYFNEDGYLYVVDRLKELIKYKGYQVPPAELEHILQSRPEIADAAVVPYPDEEAGQLPMAFVVRQPGAYLTEQQVMNCVAKHVAPYKKVRRVAFVNAIPKSPAGKILRRELVLQAMASTSRL; translated from the exons ATGTCCAAAcgctcgcctccgccgcagcgCGCTCACATCCCGATGGccgagcagcggtggcggccgccgtaCGCGTacgcgtcctccgccgccggcggtggcggcgtcgaccGTCGCAGTCGCAGCGGCTTCTGCGCCGCCACGCGGACGTTCCACAGCCTCCGCTCCGTGGGACCTCTCCCGCCGGAGGAGCTCCCGCTGACGGTCGCCGCGTACGCGTTCTCGCTGCtgtcctcggcgccgccgctcgtcgtcgccggccggggCCCCgcgctcgtcgacgccgccacggGCATTGCTGTCTCCTACCCGGCCTTCGTCGCGCGGGTCCgctccctcgccggcggcctctGGTGCTCCCTCGGGCTGCGTCCCGGGGACGTCGCGCTCGTCGTGAGCCCGTCCTGCCTCGACGTCGCCGTGCTCTACTTCGCGCTCATGTCCATCGGCGTCGTCGTGTCGCCCGCCAAcccggcctccaccgccgacgAGTACGCGCATCAGGTCAGGCTATCCAGGCCGGCCGTCGCGTTCGTGGCCCCCGAGGTGGCCGCGAGGTTGCCACGCCATGTGAGCCGCGTCGTCATCGGGTCGGAGGTGTTCGACAGGctagcctccgcctccgccgccggcggatggGCGGCGCctccggcggtggcgatgaAGCAGTCGAGCACCGCGGCGTTGCTGTACTCGTCGGGCACCACCGGGCGGGTCAAGGCGGTGGCGATCACGCACCGCAACCTCATCGCGCAGATCAGCGCGTACAACGCGATACGTGAGACGGTGGCGAGGGAGGCCGCCACCGACGCGGGCAAgggcaagccgccgccgccgtcgccgccggccgccgtgacGCTGTTCCCCTTGCCGCTGTTCCACGTGATGGGGTTCGGGCTGCTGACGCGCACCATCTCGTCGGGGGAGACGGCCGTGGTGATGCGCCGgttcgacctcgccgccgcggcgcgcgcggtggaGCGGTACCGCGTGACGAAGctgtccgccgcgccgccggtggtggtggcgctgacCAAGTCCGACGAGGCGCGCCGCCGTGACCTCTCGTCGCtggtcgccatcgtcgtcggcggcgccccGCTGGGCCGCGAGGTCTCCCAGCGCTTCGCCACCGTCTTCCCCAGCGTGCAGATCGTCCAG AGTTACGGTTTGACGGAGTCGACCGGGCCGGTGGCCACCATGGCTGGGCCGGAGGAGTCGGCGGCGTACGGATCGGTGGGGAGGCTTGCGCCGCGCGTGCAGGCGAAGATCGTCGACACGGCCACCGGCGAGGCGCTGGggccggggcggcgcggcgagctcTGGATCCGAGGCCCAGTCGTCATGAAAG GCTATGTGGGTGATCCTGAAGCAACTGCAGCAACGATCACTCCAGACGGCTGGTTGAAAACTGGTGACCTCTGCTACTTCAACGAAGATGGTTATCTCTACGTTGTTGATCGATTGAAGGAGCTGATAAAATACAAGGGATATCAG GTACCACCAGCTGAGCTGGAGCACATTCTACAGTCTCGTCCTGAAATCGCTGATGCTGCTGTTGTCCC ATATCCTGATGAAGAAGCTGGGCAACTGCCAATGGCTTTTGTAGTGAGGCAACCGGGTGCATACCTTACCGAGCAACAAGTCATGAACTGCGTCGCTAAACAT GTTGCGCCCTACAAGAAAGTGCGCCGTGTGGCTTTTGTCAATGCAATACCGAAATCTCCTGCAGGGAAGATCCTGAGACGAGAGCTTGTACTGCAGGCCATGGCCTCCACCTCCAGACTttga
- the LOC127752651 gene encoding uncharacterized protein LOC127752651: MPSIAGAGGGRLFSVNGAAAYWGSSRRRLLLLQRPLFSSLAGGGTGDDVTPHLPVVIVGAGPVGLVLSFLLTKFGIKCAVLEKNVEFTRHPRAHFINNRTMEIFRKLDGLAGDIERSQPPVDLWRKFVYCTSLSGSILGSVDHMKQEDFDKIISPISVAHFSQHKLVDLLLKKLDGIGFQTCLPGDIGSSTQDLVLENKILMGHECSSVQLTDKGILIGASFNEAGRMQERKIHCGLLLGADGARSTVRELAGIHMKGQRDLQKLVSVHFRSKDLGKYLSRERPGMLFFIFNPGAIGVLVAHDLEHGEFVLQIPFYPPQQMFEDFSTKICEEIIVKLVGWEPSDVQVLDIKPWVMHAEVAEKYIGCDNRIILVGDAAHRFPPAGGFGMNTGVQDAHNLAWKLCLLQNGVASPSILQTYESERRPVAIFNTELSVENFKAAMSIPAALGLDPTVANSVHQVINSSLGSVIPRNLQKSVLEGLFSIGRAQVSDYILNEKNPLGSLRLARLRSILDEGKSLQLQFPAEDLGFHYELGALVAEDCAETTYEAEKQKHSKRSREYIPSAKAGSRLPHMLMRALSTSNEGVFSTLDLVNGDKPEFALIIAPLKVSYELARAMLKIADELKLPTKICVIWPQGSVDAKVKGSRSELAPWTNYVDVEEVPRAPVNSWWEMCQITSKSVILVRPDEHIAWRTESDRVTDADSEVRRVFSEVLCLTSRIQ; the protein is encoded by the exons ATGCCGtcgatcgccggcgccggaggcgggCGCCTCTTCTCCGTGAACGGAGCCGCGGCCTACTggggcagcagccgccgccgcctcctcctcctccagcgccCGCTCTTCTCatccctcgccggcggcggcacgggagacGACGTGACGCCGCATCTGCCCGTGGTCATCGTCGGAGCCGGCCCGGTCGGGCTcgtcctctccttcctcctcaccaAATTCG GGATCAAGTGCGCGGTTCTAGAGAAGAATGTGGAGTTCACTCGGCATCCGCGAGCGCATTTCATCAACAACCGCACCATGGAG ATCTTCCGGAAATTGGACGGGTTGGCTGGGGACATTGAGAGGTCTCAGCCACCAGTGGATTTGTGGAGGAAATTTGTGTATTGCACTTCACTCTCTGGCTCCATTCTTGGTTCAGTTGATCACATGAAGCAGGAAG ATTTTGACAAGATCATTAGTCCTATATCTGTTGCACACTTCTCACAGCACAAGTTAGTTGATTTGTTACTCAAGAAGCTGGATGGCATTGGCTTTCAGACATGCTTGCCTGGTGATATTGGTAGCTCGACTCAAGATTTGGTGTTGGAAAATAAGATTTTGATGGGTCATGAGTGTAGTTCTGTTCAACTGACAGACAAAGGCATTTTGATTGGAGCATCGTTTAACGAAGCGGGGAGGATGCAGGAAAGGAAGATTCATTGTGGGCTTCTTCTAGGGGCAGATGGTGCCAGAAGCACAGTGCGTGAATTGGCTGGCATACATATGAAAGGTCAGAGAGACCTGCAGAAACTGGTCAGTGTGCATTTTCGGAGCAAAGATCTCGGCAAGTATCTATCTCGTGAGAGGCCAGGGATGCTATTCTTTATTTTCAATCCTGGTGCAATCGGTGTGCTGGTTGCACATGACCTGGAACATGGAGAATTTGTATTGCAG ATTCCATTTTATCCTCCCCAGCAGATGTTTGAAGATTTCAGCACAAAG ATATGCGAGGAAATTATAGTCAAATTGGTTGGATGGGAGCCATCAGATGTTCAGGTTTTAGACATAAAACCATGGGTAATGCATGCTGAAGTTGCAGAGAAATACATTGGTTGCGACAATCGTATAATCCTTGTTGGTGATGCTGCTCATCGTTTTCCTCCTGCTGGCGGTTTTG GAATGAACACTGGTGTCCAGGATGCACACAATTTGGCTTGGAAATTGTGCTTACTGCAGAATGGTGTTGCTTCACCATCAATATTACAGACTTATGAATCAGAGCGCCGACCT GTTGCCATTTTCAATACAGAACTTAGTGTGGAAAATTTCAAAGCAGCAATGTCTATTCCTGCAGCCCTTGGTCTTGACCCAACAGTTGCAAATTCAG TGCACCAAGTAATTAACAGCAGCCTAGGATCAGTCATTCCAAGAAATCTGCAGAAATCGGTTTTGGAAGGATTATTTTCCATTGGTCGGGCACAGGTTTCAGACTATATTTTGAATGAGAAAAATCCCCTTGGATCCTTGAGATTAGCAAGATTGAGAAGCATTCTTGATGAAGGCAAAAGTCTACAGCTGCAGTTCCCAGCAGAGGATCTTGGCTTCCA TTACGAATTAGGAGCGCTTGTTGCTGAAGATTGTGCTGAAACCACTTATGAAGCAGAAAAGCAGAAGCATTCTAAGAGGTCAAGAGAGTACATCCCCTCTGCTAAGGCTGGCTCACGGCttccacatatgctaatgagaGCATTGTCCACTTCAAACGAG GGTGTGTTCTCAACTCTGGATCTAGTAAATGGGGACAAGCCTGAGTTTGCTCTCATCATTGCCCCATTGAAAGTGTCATATGAGCTTGCTCGTGCTATGCTGAAGATAGCAGATGAACTCAAGTTACCAACCAAAATTTGTGTTATATGGCCACAAGGTTCAGTTGATGCTAAAGTGAAAGGGAGCAGATCGGAGTTGGCACCATGGACAAACTATGTTGATGTCGAAGAAGTACCTAGAGCTCCTGTTAATTCTTGGTGGGAGATGTGCCAGATAACTAGTAAAAGTGTAATTTTGGTTCGGCCTGACGAGCATATAGCATGGAGAACAGAATCTGACAGGGTGACAGATGCAGATTCAGAAGTTAGGAGAGTCTTTTCTGAAGTTCTATGTCTAACTAGCCG